A segment of the Gammaproteobacteria bacterium genome:
TTCCATCGAAAATATGGCTGCATTTATATTGTTTCCGGTGACAGCGACCTTGTTCCGGCGGTTGAAATGGCGAAAGAATTAAATGCCTGCCCCAGAATAATTATAGCCAACCCGCCCAGGCGAAAGAGCGATGAGTTATGCAGGGTTGCTGATGCGTGGTTCAGTATCAGCGAAAAGAAATTCCGGCTTTCCCAACTGCCGGAAATGGTCAGAAGCAAAAAAGGCGCGAAACTAACCCGCCCTGCTGAATGGAGGTAATCAAACCGGCCGGCCGGGAGTAAAGGACTATTTCCCAGATTCATCGCGCGTTTCTCTATGGTGATTGGAGCAGAGTATGACGTGGTGACAGTGCTCCTGATGGGGACAAGAAGCGTTGGACCGACAACCCCGCCCGCATATTTGATTGAGTCTCAGGCGAGCGAGTCCCAGGCGTCTGCGCGCAGCAGGGCGGTCCAGTGCCGGACCGGCTTGGCGGAGGCGCTTTGCAGGTGCAGCTGGCAGCCGATGTTGGCGGTGGCGATCACGTCGGCGGGGTGTCGCGCCAGCTCGCGCAGCTTGTCGTGCAGGAGCCGCTCGGCGATGCGCGGCTGCGCCAGAGAATAGAAGCCGGCCGAGCCGCAGCACGGGCCCTCTACCAGGGGCGCGTCCAGACCGGCGGCGGTCAAGGTGGCCCGCAGTCGCGCGATGGCGGCAGACTGGCCGTGCTGCAGGGTGCAGGGTATGTGCACGGCGGCGCGGGTGTTGCAGGCGCGCAGCGCGCCGGGGGGGGCGGCGGCCAGCACTTCGGCGATGTCCCGGTACGCCTCCGAGACGCGCCGCGCCTTGGCGGCGTAAGCCGGGTCGTCGCGCAACAGGTAGCCGTACTCCTTGATCATGCTGCCGCAGCCGCTGGCCGTGCCTACCACCGCCTCGGCGCCTTGCTCCAGCTGCGGCCACAGCCGGTCTATATTGCGCCGCATCGTCGCCCGCGCCGCCGCCTTGTCCTCCAGGTGGTACGCCAGCGCGCCGCAACAGGCGTCTTCGATCTCCAGCAACGAGATCTCCATGCGCTCCAGCAGACGACGGCAGTGCCGGTTGATGTCGGGGGCCGTCACGGATTGTACGCAACCCTCCAGGATCAGCATCCGGCGCACATGGCGGACGGGCGGCGCTTTCTCCTTCCTCCCGGCGCCGCCCTCGTCGCTTTGCGGCCGCGGCGGCCGCGGCGGGAGCCGGCGGCGCAGTCTCGCGGGCAGGGCAAAGCGCAGCAGGCGCGCCAGCGCCAGCGCCGCCGCCAGCCGCCGCTTGTGCGGCAGCACGGCCAGGCCCAGGCGCCGCTTCAGCCGTTCCGGGAGGGCGCGCCCGTAGCGCGCCGCGATGCGCGGTCGCGCCAGATCGAGCAGGCGCGAGTACTCTACGCCCGAAGGGCAGGCCGTTTCGCAGGCGCGGCAATTCAGGCAGCGGTCCAGGCGCAGCAGGTTGGCGGCGCCGCTCGCTTCGCCCTCGAGGAAGCGCTTGATCTGATAGATGCGCCCGCGCGGCCCGTCCAGCTCGTCGCCGAACAGACGGTAGGTGGGGCAGTCCGTGTTGCAGAAACCGCAGTGTACGCACTGGCGCAGGATGCGGTCGGCCTCGCGGCCGTCGCGGCTGCGCAACAATTCTGGCGGCAGGCGGGTCTGCATCCTGCGGCGGCGCGCTACATCCCGGGATAAAGCCGGCCCGGGTTCAGGATGCCGGCGGGGTCGAAGGCCCGTTTGAGCCGCCGGTGCAACGCGAGCAGCGCCTCCGGCAAGGGGTGGAACGGGTCATGCTTCCGGTCATGCTCTGGGTCATGTTCTGGGGCGTGTTTCGGCGACGGCGGCGGGCGGAACAGACAGGCATGGCCGCCATGCCCGGCAGCGAGTTCGCGCACCGTCGCGGCAGGCGCGTCCGTGGCGGCCCAGCGCAGGGCGCCGTGCCACTCGAATGCCTGGCGGCCGGGCAGGGGCAGCGGCGCGCTCGCGGGCGGCAGCGAGATGCGCCACAGCGGGGCGGCGCCCCGGAAGAAGGCGCGGCGCTGATCGCGTATGTCCCGCCACAGGGATTGGTCGTCGCAACGCTCGCCGCCGATCGCGCGCCATGCCGCGGCGACGCCGCCGGGGCCGGAGGACAGCCGCAGGAATAGTCGTTCGCCGTCGTGGAAGCTGGCGCTCAGCGGCAGCCCGCGCCGCAGCCACCGGCGCAGCTGCGCCAGCGCCGTCTCCGGGGGCATTTCCAAGGCCAGGGAGAGCTGGGCGGCCGGTACCGGCAGCAGCCGGACGGTGGCCTCCAGCAGGATGCCGAGGGTGCCCAGCGCACCGGCCATCAGGCGGCTGATGTCGTAGCCCGCGACGTTCTTCATGACGCGGCCTCCGAAGCGCAGCCGTTCTCCCCTGCCGTTGACCAGCAGCACGCCGAGCATCGCGTCCCGAACGGCGCCGCCGGATATCCTGCCGGGGCCGGACAGGCCGCTGGCGATGCAGCCGCCCAGGGTCGCCCCGCCGGCGAAGTGCGGCGGCTCGAATGGCAGCATCTGGCCTTTTGCCGCCAGCGTTTCCTCGATCAGCAGCAGCGGCGTCCCGGCGCGCGCCTCCAGGTAGAGTTCGCTGGGTTCGTAGTCGAGGATGCCGGCGTGCGCCTGCATGGCCAGCGTTTCGCCGGCGCAGGCCCCGCCGTAGAACGACTTGCTGCCGCCGCCGACGATCCGCAGCGGCGTGCCGGCGCGGAAAGCGGTACGCACCCGCTCGGCGGTCGCCTCGCCGAGGTCGCGTGCGGGGCCCGATTCGCCGCCGCGGTCGCGTTGCCGCCGTTTCGGGATCGGCGCCATCCTTACATCCTCAGAAGCGCGGCAGTTCCGGGTGGGCGGTGCGCCCCCCGTGCACGTGCATGGCGCCCAACTCGGCGCACCGGCGCAGGGTGGGGATCG
Coding sequences within it:
- a CDS encoding NYN domain-containing protein, giving the protein FHRKYGCIYIVSGDSDLVPAVEMAKELNACPRIIIANPPRRKSDELCRVADAWFSISEKKFRLSQLPEMVRSKKGAKLTRPAEWR
- the glcF gene encoding glycolate oxidase subunit GlcF, whose protein sequence is MQTRLPPELLRSRDGREADRILRQCVHCGFCNTDCPTYRLFGDELDGPRGRIYQIKRFLEGEASGAANLLRLDRCLNCRACETACPSGVEYSRLLDLARPRIAARYGRALPERLKRRLGLAVLPHKRRLAAALALARLLRFALPARLRRRLPPRPPRPQSDEGGAGRKEKAPPVRHVRRMLILEGCVQSVTAPDINRHCRRLLERMEISLLEIEDACCGALAYHLEDKAAARATMRRNIDRLWPQLEQGAEAVVGTASGCGSMIKEYGYLLRDDPAYAAKARRVSEAYRDIAEVLAAAPPGALRACNTRAAVHIPCTLQHGQSAAIARLRATLTAAGLDAPLVEGPCCGSAGFYSLAQPRIAERLLHDKLRELARHPADVIATANIGCQLHLQSASAKPVRHWTALLRADAWDSLA
- the glcE gene encoding glycolate oxidase subunit GlcE, whose translation is MAPIPKRRQRDRGGESGPARDLGEATAERVRTAFRAGTPLRIVGGGSKSFYGGACAGETLAMQAHAGILDYEPSELYLEARAGTPLLLIEETLAAKGQMLPFEPPHFAGGATLGGCIASGLSGPGRISGGAVRDAMLGVLLVNGRGERLRFGGRVMKNVAGYDISRLMAGALGTLGILLEATVRLLPVPAAQLSLALEMPPETALAQLRRWLRRGLPLSASFHDGERLFLRLSSGPGGVAAAWRAIGGERCDDQSLWRDIRDQRRAFFRGAAPLWRISLPPASAPLPLPGRQAFEWHGALRWAATDAPAATVRELAAGHGGHACLFRPPPSPKHAPEHDPEHDRKHDPFHPLPEALLALHRRLKRAFDPAGILNPGRLYPGM